In one Flavobacteriales bacterium genomic region, the following are encoded:
- a CDS encoding glycosyltransferase family 4 protein, whose product MPGAKLPITIGYLTIEDARDRRSWSGTHHFLLKELERHVERVELIGPLRETVAVKATRALNQVFLRVPGKRFNWRASPWVARSYARLIEQRLRAKPVDLIIAPAGLATTAFLRADAPIIYINDRCIAGALGYHDVLQNLFDWSREQSLNIERAALGNAALCVFSSDWAADAARKAVPEAAPRIRMIPFGANLPEAPPSPGTGTWPRGPVKLLFLGVNWEEKGGPIAYAALLALKRAGVQAQLVVCGCQPPPVCDDPGLIREGFLDKNKPSELARLQEHLRTADFLLLPTRFEAYGIVFCEAAAHGLPVLATRTGGIPTIVQEGVTGLLFDLDRPGEDYAEAVLRLMAHPDMLKGMREAARKRYADMLNWTAFVGTMLHHALPLVQPKSSR is encoded by the coding sequence ATGCCCGGTGCCAAGCTGCCCATTACCATCGGCTACCTCACCATCGAGGATGCACGCGACCGCCGCAGCTGGTCGGGTACGCACCACTTCCTGCTGAAGGAGCTGGAGCGGCACGTGGAGCGCGTGGAGCTGATCGGTCCCCTCCGGGAGACGGTCGCGGTGAAGGCCACGCGTGCGCTGAATCAGGTCTTCCTCCGCGTTCCAGGCAAGCGCTTCAACTGGCGCGCCTCGCCATGGGTGGCCCGCAGCTACGCACGCCTCATCGAGCAGCGGCTGCGGGCGAAGCCGGTTGACCTGATCATCGCCCCGGCTGGCCTGGCCACCACCGCATTCCTGCGCGCCGATGCGCCCATCATCTACATCAACGACCGCTGCATCGCCGGGGCACTAGGCTATCACGATGTGCTTCAGAATCTCTTCGATTGGTCTCGCGAGCAGAGCCTGAACATCGAGCGCGCGGCACTGGGCAACGCCGCGCTGTGCGTGTTCAGCAGCGACTGGGCCGCCGATGCCGCAAGGAAGGCGGTGCCGGAGGCGGCGCCCAGGATCCGCATGATCCCGTTCGGCGCCAACCTGCCCGAGGCCCCCCCTTCACCGGGCACCGGCACCTGGCCCCGCGGTCCGGTGAAGCTGCTCTTCCTCGGGGTGAATTGGGAGGAGAAGGGCGGCCCCATCGCATATGCTGCGCTGCTGGCACTGAAGAGGGCGGGCGTGCAGGCGCAGCTGGTGGTCTGCGGGTGCCAGCCTCCGCCTGTGTGCGATGATCCCGGATTGATCCGCGAGGGCTTCCTCGACAAGAACAAGCCGTCTGAGCTCGCTCGGCTGCAAGAGCACCTGCGCACGGCCGATTTCCTCCTGCTCCCCACGCGCTTCGAGGCCTACGGCATCGTGTTCTGCGAGGCTGCGGCCCACGGGTTGCCGGTGCTGGCCACACGGACCGGCGGTATCCCCACCATCGTGCAGGAGGGCGTCACCGGGCTCCTCTTCGATCTCGACCGGCCTGGGGAGGATTATGCGGAGGCCGTTCTACGGTTGATGGCACACCCCGATATGCTCAAGGGTATGCGTGAGGCGGCGCGCAAGCGGTACGCTGACATGCTCAATTGGACCGCATTCGTGGGCACGATGCTCCATCACGCGTTGCCCTTGGTGCAGCCGAAGAGTTCCCGGTAG
- a CDS encoding glycosyltransferase produces MSPGTNEALSRVRVVIPCRNEAGYIGRCLRSLAEADRHGMHLEVWVCDGMSDDGTREEVRAMAAVHPWVKLIDNPARTTPQAMNIGLRPAGYDIGIILGAHAEVDAGFLEANLRALRDHPEAGCVGGVIENVYTDAWSRRIGAAMGHPFGVGGAHFRTGLRQGEVDTVAFGAYRRAVFEQVGYFDERLVRNQDDEFNFRVKRGGWAIRLHASIRSRYYVRAGLRKLYRQYWQYGYWKVYVNRLHGTVTTLRQLVPAAFVLFLLLGAAVAWLHPVLAVGYAAGIALYLLAAGISALRASSSPGDAPGVAAAFGVLHLAYGFGYLRGIIDFLIFGREPKAASTALSR; encoded by the coding sequence ATGAGCCCGGGAACGAACGAAGCCCTGAGCCGCGTCCGCGTGGTGATCCCGTGCCGCAACGAGGCCGGGTACATTGGTCGATGCCTGCGGTCCCTCGCAGAGGCGGACCGCCATGGCATGCACCTGGAGGTCTGGGTCTGCGATGGTATGAGCGACGACGGCACGCGCGAGGAGGTGCGTGCGATGGCGGCTGTGCACCCCTGGGTGAAGCTCATTGACAACCCGGCGCGCACCACGCCTCAAGCCATGAACATCGGTCTGCGACCCGCCGGCTACGACATCGGCATCATCCTCGGCGCCCATGCGGAGGTGGATGCCGGCTTCCTGGAGGCTAACCTCAGGGCCCTGCGAGACCATCCGGAGGCAGGCTGCGTAGGAGGCGTGATCGAGAACGTTTACACAGATGCCTGGAGCCGGCGGATCGGCGCGGCCATGGGGCATCCCTTCGGCGTAGGCGGGGCGCATTTCCGCACCGGCCTGCGGCAAGGCGAGGTGGATACAGTGGCCTTCGGGGCCTACCGCCGCGCGGTCTTCGAGCAGGTCGGCTATTTCGACGAGCGGCTCGTGCGCAACCAGGACGATGAGTTCAACTTCCGCGTGAAGCGCGGCGGCTGGGCCATCCGGCTGCACGCTTCCATCCGCAGCCGCTACTATGTGCGCGCCGGCCTGCGCAAGCTGTACCGCCAGTATTGGCAGTACGGCTACTGGAAGGTGTACGTGAACCGGCTGCACGGCACGGTGACCACGCTGCGGCAATTGGTGCCCGCTGCCTTCGTGCTCTTCCTGCTGCTCGGAGCGGCGGTGGCCTGGCTGCATCCCGTGCTGGCAGTGGGCTATGCCGCGGGCATCGCGCTCTACCTCCTTGCGGCGGGCATCAGCGCCCTGCGCGCGTCCTCCTCGCCCGGCGACGCACCGGGCGTGGCCGCGGCCTTCGGGGTCCTGCACCTCGCCTACGGATTCGGCTACCTGCGCGGCATCATCGATTTCCTGATCTTCGGCCGTGAGCCGAAGGCCGCGTCAACCGCCCTTTCGCGCTGA
- a CDS encoding glycosyltransferase, whose translation MRVLLVGAASSVHLLRWAEALAGRGHEVHVATQHAPLAGYGAGVVVHRLPHLGGAGYLLNRCALRRLVDRIGPDVVNAHYASGYGTLAVRPAGAPLVLNVWGSDVYEFPDATPLHRWLLRRNLRRADAVVSTSEVMARRTALVCPGLSPITVVPFGVDTQRFSARPVSKDALVVGTVKALAPKYGIDILLRAFAGLSAGRTEAVRLRIVGDGPQRSELEQLADDLGIKARVDFVGAVPHHQVPQELNRLDVYVALSRTHSESFGVAVIEASACGLPVVVSEAGGLPEVVERDCSGFIVPMEDSRAAAERIAELLADDALRARMGAAGRERVVKRYSWDDCVDRLLEVYGNALREMKR comes from the coding sequence ATGAGGGTGCTGCTGGTCGGCGCTGCCAGTTCCGTGCACCTGCTGCGCTGGGCCGAGGCGCTGGCCGGGCGGGGCCATGAGGTGCATGTGGCCACCCAGCATGCGCCCTTGGCCGGTTATGGCGCGGGGGTGGTAGTGCATCGGCTTCCCCATCTCGGCGGCGCAGGTTACCTGCTGAATCGCTGCGCTCTTCGGCGCCTGGTGGACCGCATCGGGCCTGACGTGGTGAATGCCCATTACGCATCGGGGTACGGAACGCTGGCTGTGAGGCCCGCAGGAGCCCCGCTGGTGCTGAACGTCTGGGGAAGCGATGTGTATGAATTCCCCGATGCCACACCGCTGCACCGCTGGCTGCTGCGCAGGAACCTGCGCCGCGCTGATGCCGTGGTAAGCACCAGCGAAGTGATGGCGCGGCGCACCGCCCTGGTCTGCCCGGGGCTCTCACCGATCACCGTGGTGCCCTTCGGCGTGGATACGCAGCGGTTCTCCGCTCGGCCCGTGTCGAAGGACGCTCTGGTGGTCGGGACGGTGAAGGCACTGGCGCCGAAGTATGGCATCGATATCCTGCTGCGCGCCTTCGCAGGGCTCAGCGCAGGAAGGACGGAGGCGGTGCGCCTGCGCATCGTGGGGGACGGCCCCCAACGGTCGGAGCTCGAGCAGCTGGCCGATGACCTTGGCATCAAGGCCCGCGTCGACTTCGTAGGCGCCGTTCCCCACCACCAGGTACCCCAAGAACTGAACCGGCTGGACGTATACGTGGCCCTTTCGAGGACGCACAGCGAGAGCTTCGGCGTGGCGGTGATCGAGGCCAGCGCGTGCGGGCTGCCCGTGGTGGTGAGCGAGGCCGGCGGATTACCGGAGGTGGTGGAGCGCGATTGCTCGGGCTTCATCGTGCCGATGGAGGATTCGCGAGCTGCGGCCGAGCGGATCGCGGAGCTGCTCGCCGATGACGCACTGCGGGCCCGCATGGGCGCTGCCGGCCGCGAACGCGTGGTGAAGCGCTACAGCTGGGACGACTGCGTGGACCGGCTCCTTGAAGTGTACGGGAATGCCCTCAGGGAGATGAAGCGATGA